The genomic stretch TATAAAGAAAGAGGATGTTCTTCCATTATTTTTTCTTCTCTAATTCTATTTGACAAGCTTTCCAGATATCAGGCACACCATAACCGTAAATATTATCCGGATACTCTTTACGGTCTCCTGCATTCCGCACCGCCTCCACCACCTGCTTGGCAGTAAGCCAGGGACAAGCCTGCCAGAAACAGGCTACCAACCCGCACAATGTAGGCGATGCGAAAGAAGTACCATTGGCATGAGAAACCGTTCCATCATTACCCGCTACGGCCGAAGCAACTCCCACCGCCATCACATCCGGTTTTACACGGCCATCTGTAGTATTTCCCACAGAAGAGAAATCAGCATTAACCAGATTCCGGTCTGCCGCCCCCACTGTAATAACATTTTCCGCATCTCCCGGAGGTGTGATTTTTTTCCATGTGCCACGCCCCGAATTTCCGGCACTGCATACCAACACCAATCCTTTATCGGCAGCCAAAGAAGCGGAATGAGACATCAATGAATAATGCCCGTCCAAATCACGGTACCGGTAATTCATGGTCGTATCATCAAACTCATAATATCCCAATGAAGTATTAACCACATCCACTCCCACACTATCGGCAAATTCCAAAGCTTCCGCCCAATAATCCTCTTCCACTGGCTGTTCCGTATCATCATCCTCACTACGGAGAAGCCAATACGAAGCTTCAGGAGCTGTGCCGACCAATACATTCGGCTTATTGGCAGCCATACAAGATAACACTTTCATGCCATGATAGTTCTCGGCATAAATATCCGAGTGAGAATTTACAAAATCGCGTGTTCCCAACAAGTCCATTCCCTTGAAAACACTGATCTCATCAGCATTATAAAAACCGGCATCAATGACCGCTATTTGCATCCCCTTCCCACGAAAACCTGCAGCGTGAAGACTGTCCCCATGATGAACAGCAATCTGCCGCCACGCATCCCCATAATAGTTATTACTCTTTGTCACCTTATTGGTCACCTCTTTTTTACGGTCGGCATTGCGGGCAGGGATACTGTCGGGAGCTGTCCACACTTTCCGGACAGCTGCCACAAAAGGCAATGCCGCCACTTTATCAATAACCGATGTGTCAGATACCTGCACCACCACTGTATTGTTCCACTTACTTTTGGATACAGGACATACTCCTTTTCCGACCAGCATATCTATATAGCTCTGACATACAGGAAGATCTGTAGAATCAACGGGCAATCTCTGCCTCATGCGACGCTCCAAAGCACGTTCGGACAAATAAGCCGAAGGATTGTCCAATGTATAGGTTGTTTCTGCCTTATCGCGAAAGTTTACACGATACTTATACGTTTTTACTTGTGCCGGCATTTGTAAGGTGCATGCCAATAGCAAGCAGCCCACTATTCCTTTTTGACTATTCATTAATTCTATTCCGTTTATTTTTTAGATGCAAAGATAAACAAACTTTTCCCTCACACTCATTTTTTGTGTACCTTTGCAGCCAAATTCAGTTTAAACAGGTAAAAAGACAGAAAATAAAGTATGGCAAAAACAGGAACCCCCACAGAATTGGGAACACAACCAATCGGAAAATTACTTTTACAATATGCAATTCCCGCCATTATCGCTATGACGGCATCTTCCCTATACAATATGGTAGACAGCATCTTCATCGGTCACGGTGTAGGTCCTTTGGCTATTTCAGGACTGGCTATTACCTTCCCACTGATGAATCTGGCGGCTGCATTCGGTTCACTGGTCGGTGTGGGTGCCTCCACATTAGTTTCCGTAAAATTAGGACAGAAAGATTATGCCACCGCCCAAAATATTTTGGGCAATGTAGTTACGCTGAACTTTATTATAGGTATAGGATTCAGTATATTAACCTTGCTTTTCCTCGATCCTATTCTCTACTTCTTCGGAGCAAGCCCGGATACCATCTCCTATGCACGAGACTACATGGTCATTATCCTGCTGGGCAATGTTATAACCCATATGTATTTGGGACTGAATGCCTTACTACGCGCTTCGGGGCATCCACAAAAAGCAATGATAGCCACCATCACCACAGTAATTATCAATACCATCCTTGACCCTATTTTTATCTATCTATTCCATTGGGGTATTCAGGGAGCCGCCATTGCCACCATTCTGGCTCAAATCATCGCACTGGTGTGGCAATTCAAAACCTTCACAAACAAGAACGAATTGCTCCATCTCCACCGAGGCATTTACAAACTGCGCGGTACAATTGTAAAAAACACCATCGCTATCGGTATGTCTCCGTTCCTGATGAATCTGGCAGCATGCTTCATTGTAATTTTCATTAACAAAGGTTTGAAAGAATATGATGGCGATCTGGCCATTGGCGCATTTGGTATTGTAAACCGGATTGTTTTCCTATTCGTCATGATCGTGATGGGGCTGAATCAAGGTATGCAACCCATAGCCGGTTATAATTTTGGCGCCCAACAATATCATCGTGTAAACCAAGTATTAAAACTTACCATTTATGGTGCCACCACCGTTACAACAACCGGTTTTCTAGTAGGTGAACTGATGCCCGAATTGGCCGTATCCGCTTTTACCACTCATGAGGGACTGATACAGCTATCAGCTACCGGTTTACGCATTGTGGTCATATTTTTTCCCATTATCGGGTTTCAGATGGTAACGTCCAATTTTTTTCAAAGTATCGGCATGGCTGGTAAAGCCATCTTCCTATCATTAACCCGGCAGTTATTATTCTTGCTCCCCTGCATCATCCTGCTCCCTCTTTTCTGGGGATCGGCAGGAATTTGGTGGAGTATGCCAATATCAGACTTGGCGGCAAGTATTGTCGCAGGAGTCATGCTTTACCGCCAGTTCAAGATTTTTAATACCCACGGTAACAAATTAAAAGTTGAAAATTAAGAATTAAAAATTAGTTTCCTTATATTTGTCCACATAATCAATAGACAACGACTATGAACGAGCATTATGTTATCAACCTAGGACGCCAACTAGGCAGCGGAGGAAAAGAGATAGGCGAAAAACTGGCTCAAGAGTTTGGTATCGCCTTTTACGATAAAGAATTAATCAAGCTAGCTTCAGAAGAGAGCGGCCTGTGCAAGGAATTCTTTGAAAAAGCAGATGAAAAAGCTTCTCAAAGCATCATCGGCGGTCTATTCGGAACACGTTTTCCTTTTATCAGCGATGGAGCCATTCCCTATGGCAGTTGTCTGAGCAATGACGCTTTGTTCAAAATACAAAGCGATGTAATACGTGAACTGGCAGAAAAACAATCGTGTCTGTTTGTCGGCCGATGTGCCGACTACATTTTGCGTGACCATCCCCGTTGCGTCAATATATTCGTTTCTGCCTCCAAAGAAGCACGCATAGAAAGATTGATGCATATCCATCATATTTCTACAGAAGCCGCTGAGGAATTGATGGAAAAAGCAGATAAAAAACGGTCAGCTTACTATAATTATTATAGTTACAAAACGTGGGGAGCTGCCGAAACTTATCACTTATGTATTGATTCGTCCGTATTGGGGATTGACGGAACAGTACAATTCATCAAACAGTTTGTAAAATTAAAGTTAGGATTTTAACTACTTTTAAAATGGTATACCGGCAATTCAAAGGGTTACCTCAACTGTAATGAAGGGATATGTCTGATTTTTTTAATTCTATATTTCAAATAATTCAGACACATTCCTTTATATTATCCCATGGCAGGATAAATCAAAAAATATCAACCTTCAAACTTTTCCTATAAAATCAACAAATTCATTCACTTACGCAACATATCCTATAAGATTCCTATCACCAATAATATAGAAATGATTACTATGAGCAGCTTCAAACATGCAGGGCTAATAATTAGCATAATTACCAGTCTGATATCCTGTACACACAATAAGAACTACACCACAACCTTCCAACCCGAATTGGCAAAAGCAGAAGCAATAATGTACAGATATCCCGACAGCGCACTGCATATATTACAGGGCATACAACCTGACAATCCTTCTGACAATGAACAATATGCCACATGGGCATTATTGATGACACAAGCTCAATATAAAAACCAAATTGAACAATCCGATTCTTTAATAAATATCGCTTATTCTTATTTCATTAATCAAGATAATGCACAAAGAAAGGCATTGGCACTATATTATAAAGGTATCTTGTGCCATGAAAGTCATCATGCCGAAGATGCATTGTCATTTTATCTAGAAGCAACAACTGAAATAGAGAAAACAAATGATTATCAATTAGGCTTTCTTATCAATTCAGAGATAGGGCTAATGTATCTATATCGAAAACTAAATGATTATGCTATGGAATATTTTGAAAAAGCACATCATAATGCCGAATTATCCAACAACCAAACATACATAGCTTTCTCTTTCATCTATATCGCTAGAGCATTTTCACAGAAAAAACAATATAATAAAGCGATAGAATATTATGAAAAAGCCATAAAAATAGGACAAGTGAATAACTATCCTACCATATTGGCAAGCGCCATGAACGAAACCAGTTTTTTATTTCTTAAAACAGGAGATAATAAAAAGGCTCTTCAGTATGCAAAAGATTGTATTAAAATAAAAAAGACTGATCAAAGAATATTTTCATTGGGAGATACTTATCGCTATTTAAAAATGTACGATTCTGCATATTTTTACCTAAACCAAGCTTGCCTGTCACCTAATATCCATACAGCCCGTAGCGCCTATCAAGCACTATATTATATTAGTCAAGAAGAAAAAGATTACAAAAAGGCAGTAGAGTACAGTAATAAACTATGGTTCTATCAAGATTCAATAGGTAAAACTGATCGCAATAAAGCATTAATAGAGATGCAAGAAAAATATGATCAGCAAAAAATAATTAATGAAAATAATCTGTCACAAATAAAGAAAGACCGGATCATACGCAATGTGCTCATCGCCTTAATCATTTTGTCTTTCATCATAGCAATAACAAACTATCTATACCAACGAAAAATAGTCTCTCAAAAACAAGAGATATTGGAGAAAGAAGAAAAAATTCGTTATTTCACTATGAAAATACATGAAAATGAGACATTGATAAACCGCAACAAAATGCGGATAGAAGAACTTACGATCCAAATGGAAGGAAGCCAAGAGATAAAAGAACAATGGAAAGAACAAAATAAAATACGACAAGAAATACAACAACAGAATGAAATGCTGAAACTGGAGAACAATAAACTGCAAAATCATATAAGCAATTATGCCCAATCATTAAAAGAAAAGTCGAAAGAACTGGAAGCAATGGAACATCTA from Phocaeicola dorei encodes the following:
- a CDS encoding AAA family ATPase, yielding MNEHYVINLGRQLGSGGKEIGEKLAQEFGIAFYDKELIKLASEESGLCKEFFEKADEKASQSIIGGLFGTRFPFISDGAIPYGSCLSNDALFKIQSDVIRELAEKQSCLFVGRCADYILRDHPRCVNIFVSASKEARIERLMHIHHISTEAAEELMEKADKKRSAYYNYYSYKTWGAAETYHLCIDSSVLGIDGTVQFIKQFVKLKLGF
- a CDS encoding MATE family efflux transporter, giving the protein MAKTGTPTELGTQPIGKLLLQYAIPAIIAMTASSLYNMVDSIFIGHGVGPLAISGLAITFPLMNLAAAFGSLVGVGASTLVSVKLGQKDYATAQNILGNVVTLNFIIGIGFSILTLLFLDPILYFFGASPDTISYARDYMVIILLGNVITHMYLGLNALLRASGHPQKAMIATITTVIINTILDPIFIYLFHWGIQGAAIATILAQIIALVWQFKTFTNKNELLHLHRGIYKLRGTIVKNTIAIGMSPFLMNLAACFIVIFINKGLKEYDGDLAIGAFGIVNRIVFLFVMIVMGLNQGMQPIAGYNFGAQQYHRVNQVLKLTIYGATTVTTTGFLVGELMPELAVSAFTTHEGLIQLSATGLRIVVIFFPIIGFQMVTSNFFQSIGMAGKAIFLSLTRQLLFLLPCIILLPLFWGSAGIWWSMPISDLAASIVAGVMLYRQFKIFNTHGNKLKVEN
- a CDS encoding tetratricopeptide repeat protein, which gives rise to MITMSSFKHAGLIISIITSLISCTHNKNYTTTFQPELAKAEAIMYRYPDSALHILQGIQPDNPSDNEQYATWALLMTQAQYKNQIEQSDSLINIAYSYFINQDNAQRKALALYYKGILCHESHHAEDALSFYLEATTEIEKTNDYQLGFLINSEIGLMYLYRKLNDYAMEYFEKAHHNAELSNNQTYIAFSFIYIARAFSQKKQYNKAIEYYEKAIKIGQVNNYPTILASAMNETSFLFLKTGDNKKALQYAKDCIKIKKTDQRIFSLGDTYRYLKMYDSAYFYLNQACLSPNIHTARSAYQALYYISQEEKDYKKAVEYSNKLWFYQDSIGKTDRNKALIEMQEKYDQQKIINENNLSQIKKDRIIRNVLIALIILSFIIAITNYLYQRKIVSQKQEILEKEEKIRYFTMKIHENETLINRNKMRIEELTIQMEGSQEIKEQWKEQNKIRQEIQQQNEMLKLENNKLQNHISNYAQSLKEKSKELEAMEHLSEENQYLHKREAFLCNQLINQTELFNKLKTTKYIDDQLWQEIKEKIDLLFDNYTKRLYHQIPSLTDGDIQICCLIKLRFSNGDIANMLAISPTSVSKRKLRLKERIVQEIGSLGENQSLDLWLMEY
- a CDS encoding S8 family peptidase, with product MNSQKGIVGCLLLACTLQMPAQVKTYKYRVNFRDKAETTYTLDNPSAYLSERALERRMRQRLPVDSTDLPVCQSYIDMLVGKGVCPVSKSKWNNTVVVQVSDTSVIDKVAALPFVAAVRKVWTAPDSIPARNADRKKEVTNKVTKSNNYYGDAWRQIAVHHGDSLHAAGFRGKGMQIAVIDAGFYNADEISVFKGMDLLGTRDFVNSHSDIYAENYHGMKVLSCMAANKPNVLVGTAPEASYWLLRSEDDDTEQPVEEDYWAEALEFADSVGVDVVNTSLGYYEFDDTTMNYRYRDLDGHYSLMSHSASLAADKGLVLVCSAGNSGRGTWKKITPPGDAENVITVGAADRNLVNADFSSVGNTTDGRVKPDVMAVGVASAVAGNDGTVSHANGTSFASPTLCGLVACFWQACPWLTAKQVVEAVRNAGDRKEYPDNIYGYGVPDIWKACQIELEKKK